In one Streptomyces sp. NBC_00597 genomic region, the following are encoded:
- the rpmF gene encoding 50S ribosomal protein L32 — MAVPKRKMSRSNTRHRRSQWKAAVPTLVSCERCQEPKLQHIACPSCGTYNKRQVLEV, encoded by the coding sequence GTGGCTGTTCCGAAGCGGAAGATGTCGCGCAGCAACACGCGCCACCGCCGGTCGCAGTGGAAGGCTGCGGTCCCCACCCTGGTTTCGTGTGAGCGTTGCCAGGAGCCGAAGCTCCAGCACATTGCGTGCCCGAGCTGCGGCACCTACAACAAGCGTCAGGTCCTCGAGGTCTGA